One Ascaphus truei isolate aAscTru1 chromosome 9, aAscTru1.hap1, whole genome shotgun sequence genomic region harbors:
- the LOC142502234 gene encoding diphthine--ammonia ligase-like, whose protein sequence is MRSETCASPDTSGWAASVPVTRGGHNMRVVALISGGKDSCYNMMQCVSAGHEIVALANLRPPENAVGADELDSYMYQTVGHQALDLYAEAMGLPLYRATLQGTSLDTGRAYTPREGDEVEDLYRLLKLVKVRSTLLTTHLSH, encoded by the exons ATGCGCAGTGAGACATGTGCATCTCCTGATACTTCCGGGTGGGCAGCCTCAGTACCTGTCACCCGGGGTGGGCACAACATGAGGGTGGTGGCTTTAATCAG TGGTGGGAAGGACAGTTGCTATAACATGATGCAGTGTGTCTCTGCTGGACATGAGATAGTTGCCCTCGCTAACCTGAGACCGCCTGAGAATGCAG TGGGTGCAGACGAGTTGGACAGTTACATGTACCAAACGGTTGGTCACCAGGCGCTGGATCTGTATGCAGAAGCCATGGGGCTGCCTCTCTACCGTGCCACCCTCCAGGGCACCAGCCTAGACACGGGCAGAGCGTATACCCCGCGGGAAGGAGACGAGGTGGAGGATCTGTACCGCTTGCTGAAGCTGGTGAAGGTACGGAGCACGCTGCTGACCACACACCTATCACATTGA